TGCCGTTCCGGAAGGTGTTGTTCATGAAGGTGCCCGTCTGGAATTTATTGGGCCGCACCTGTCCGTTGAAAATATTGCGAAAGCCGCCGGCACTGTTAGCTACGAGGTGCTTACGTCTTTGGGGGCGCGTTATAATAGGCACTACTTGGCTGGGGAAATTTCGTGAATGACACGCAGCACAAACTGTTGCAATGCCTCGCTGACGGAGATTTCCATTCTGGCGAAGAATTGGGTGCTGCTGCCGGTGTAAGCCGGTCAGCTGTTTGGAAACAGCTTCAGTCAATGCAGGATTGGGGTATTTTACTTGAAGCGCAAAAGTCTCGTGGCTACCGTATTGTTGGCGGTTTACAGCTTCTGAATAGCAAAAAAATAGAGGCTGCGCTGTCAGGCACTGCAAAGTCGCTAATGGCTAGCCTGAATTTGTACAACGAAGTTGAATCCACTAATGGCGCTTTGATGGCGGCTATTACTCGTGGTGAAAATGTGCACGGTCAAGTGTGCAGTGCTGAAAGACAAACTGCCGGTCGGGGCAGGCGCGGTAGGGTTTGGCAAAGTCCTTTCGGTTGCAATCTTTACTTTTCCATTGCGTGGCGTTTCGATCAGGGCATTGCCGCTATGGAAGGGCTGAGTCTTGCTGTAGGTGTTGCACTTTGTCGCACCCTAGCAAAACTCGGATACTCTGGCATTCAGCTCAAGTGGCCCAATGACCTCCTGGTTGAGTCTCGAAAATTGGGTGGTATATTGCTTGAAATCGCCGGTGATGTCAGTGGCGATTGTTTCGTTGTTGTAGGCATCGGGTTGAATATTGCGATGCCGGCCAGTCAAGCCGAGAGCATCGAACAGCCGTACACAGATTTGTCCGCTCTCGAAAACCCCGCAGTTGTCGAGCGAAATACCTTGTTCGCCGAATTCCTCAATGAACTACTGCCGATGTTAGAGAGCTATCAGAAGCTGCGCTTTGGCGCCTACCGAGAGGAATGGTTGGCGTTGAGTGCTCATGCTGGGAAAAAGGTTGTCCTGGTCTCTGGAGCGCGTGAGGTTATTGGGCGAGCATTGGGGGTTTCCGAAACTGGCGGCTTGCTATTGGATGTGGATGGCGAACAGCGTGAATTCGTGGGTGGTGAGCTGAGTTTGCGGGCTATAGCGTGAAATTGCTGATCGATATCGGCAACAGCCGAATCAAGTGGTGGATATACGATACGCCCTTTGAGGGTGCCTCGCTCCATAGCAAAGCCGATAAAATGATTGCAGACATTTGTGACGCCCAAGACGTCGCTGGGCGAATAGAGCAGATTAGAGTGGCTTCGGTCGCCAAATCCGAACTGCTTGTCGCAATCATTCAACGCCTGCTCGATAAAATACCTGTCAGTGTTGTAACAGCGGAGGTTGAAGCTGAGCGAGCAGGGCTAAAGGTGGCGTACCAAAATTTGGAAATGCTAGGGGTAGATCGTTGGCTTGCTATGCTGGCTGCTTTCAATGTTTTTGGTGCTAGCGGTTGTGTTGTAATTGATGCAGGCAGTGCACTTACCGCCGATTTTGTGACCGGAGCAGGTGCACACAAGGGCGGATTGATACTGCCTGGGGTTCAAACCATGGCAAAAGCCTTGTTTGCCAATACGCGCGGTGTAGCTGTCGAGTCGTTAACTCTGCCGCAGACGTGGCAGCCTGGCTGCGATACGCTGTCATGCGTTGAACAGGGTGTCACGGCCGCTTTTCGCGGCCTGCTCATGGAGATTCAGCGATACACACGTGCCTCGCTTTCAGGAGCCGAGGTTGAGCCTGCTATAGTGGTAACAGGCGGAGACGCTGAATGGTTTGTGACCGCATTCAACGGGAAAGCACTGTATGAGCCTCGCTTGGTGCTGAAGGGGCTCATGTTACTGGATGAAAAACAATAATAGATAACGTTGCCGCAATAACCGGACGTTGCCACTTAAAGCGGGGGCCTGACATCGAATGCGAGGGATCTTTGTAACGCTGCTGGCGGTGAATGTGCTGCTCCTTGTTTGGGGGTTCATTGCCCGTGAACCCGCAGTGGTAGAGCTGGCTCCAATTAAAGCGTTTAAATACGGCGGTGTAGCAAAGTTGGAGCTTCTATCTGAAGCGAGTGGTGTAAATCCTCCTGTTTCACTGCAGAGGTCTACTGCTATCGATCAACCTCCTACAGTAGATAGTCTCCAAGATAACAAGCCCCTTTGCGAAATGGTCGGTGTGTTCAAGGATCAGGAGCAGGCGGGTTTGTTGCTGGAACGGCTTGAGGCAATCGACATAGTTGCGGAAATAAAAGAAGTTGAGTTGCCGGCCGGTTCTCGCTATCAAATATATTTGCCGCCCGCACCCTCACGCAAAGCCGCACTGAGAAAGCTTACCGAGTTACAGGCGAAAAAAGTGGATAGCTACATCATTCCCAAAGGCAATCTCGAAAATGGTATTTCGCTTGGCATGTTCAGTCAGGAAGTGCTTGCGAAGGACCATCTCAAGAAGATGCAAGGAATTGGCCTCGAGCCCAAAATGAATGTTATCGAACGCACCTATTGGGAAATATGGGTCATGTTGGCGCCGGGAGAAGGTAAAAAAATGAGCAGTTTAGCCTGGTCTCGGGTGCTTGAGGGCTTGAATGACATCGAACGACGACAAAATTTTTGTTTAGATGTTGCTTCGTAGGACAACTTTCACTAGA
The DNA window shown above is from Alteromonadaceae bacterium 2753L.S.0a.02 and carries:
- a CDS encoding BirA family biotin operon repressor/biotin-[acetyl-CoA-carboxylase] ligase, which encodes MNDTQHKLLQCLADGDFHSGEELGAAAGVSRSAVWKQLQSMQDWGILLEAQKSRGYRIVGGLQLLNSKKIEAALSGTAKSLMASLNLYNEVESTNGALMAAITRGENVHGQVCSAERQTAGRGRRGRVWQSPFGCNLYFSIAWRFDQGIAAMEGLSLAVGVALCRTLAKLGYSGIQLKWPNDLLVESRKLGGILLEIAGDVSGDCFVVVGIGLNIAMPASQAESIEQPYTDLSALENPAVVERNTLFAEFLNELLPMLESYQKLRFGAYREEWLALSAHAGKKVVLVSGAREVIGRALGVSETGGLLLDVDGEQREFVGGELSLRAIA
- a CDS encoding type III pantothenate kinase, with amino-acid sequence MKLLIDIGNSRIKWWIYDTPFEGASLHSKADKMIADICDAQDVAGRIEQIRVASVAKSELLVAIIQRLLDKIPVSVVTAEVEAERAGLKVAYQNLEMLGVDRWLAMLAAFNVFGASGCVVIDAGSALTADFVTGAGAHKGGLILPGVQTMAKALFANTRGVAVESLTLPQTWQPGCDTLSCVEQGVTAAFRGLLMEIQRYTRASLSGAEVEPAIVVTGGDAEWFVTAFNGKALYEPRLVLKGLMLLDEKQ